In Juglans microcarpa x Juglans regia isolate MS1-56 chromosome 7D, Jm3101_v1.0, whole genome shotgun sequence, the following are encoded in one genomic region:
- the LOC121239816 gene encoding E3 ubiquitin-protein ligase RZFP34 isoform X2, whose protein sequence is MESETMASLSSQSSAISELSDEDVSALENGSGNYGCSHYRRRCKIRAPCCNEIFDCRHCHNEAKNSMETDPLDQHDLPRHEVEQVICSLCGTEQDVQQYCMSCGVCMGKYFCTKCKFFDDDTSKNQFHCDECGICRIGGKENFFHCNKCECCYSKSMEDGHQCVERAMHHNCPVCFEFLFDSMKAITVLRCGHTIHDECMEEMMQHFRYSCPICSKSIGDMSSAWAKLDKVVNGLPQLQCLKYT, encoded by the exons ATGGAGAGTGAAACCATGGCTTCATTGTCTTCTCAAAGTTCTGCAATTTCTGAACTTAGTGATGAAGATGTGTCTGCGTTGGAAAACGGATCTGGGAATTACGG GTGCTCCCATTACAGGAGGAGATGCAAGATCAGAGCGCCTTGTTGCAATGAGATTTTCGATTGCAGGCATTGCCATAATGAAGCAAAG AATTCCATGGAAACCGATCCTCTTGATCAACATGATCTTCCACGCCATGAAGTAGAACAG GTCATCTGCTCCCTATGTGGTACAGAACAAGAT GTTCAGCAGTATTGCATGAGTTGTGGCGTTTGTATGGGAAAGTATTTCTGTACAAAATGCAAGTTTTTTGACGATGAT ACTTCAAAGAACCAATTCCACTGTGATGAATGCGGAATCTGCAg aattGGAGGCAAGGAAAATTTCTTCCACTGCAATAAATGTG AATGTTGCTACTCGAAGTCTATGGAAGATGGACATCAGTGTGTTGAAAGAGCAATGCACCACAATTGCCCGGTTTGCTTTGAG TTTCTGTTTGATTCAATGAAAGCGATTACTGTCTTGCGATGTGGACACACAATACATGATGAATGTATGGAAGAGATGATGCAACATTTCCG GTACTCATGCCCCATCTGCTCAAAGTCCATCGGTGATATGTCCAGTGCATGGGCAAAGCTTGACAAAGTGGTAAATGG ATTGCCTCAACTCCAATGCCTGAAATATACTTGA
- the LOC121239816 gene encoding E3 ubiquitin-protein ligase RZFP34 isoform X3 — MESETMASLSSQSSAISELSDEDVSALENGSGNYGCSHYRRRCKIRAPCCNEIFDCRHCHNEAKNSMETDPLDQHDLPRHEVEQVICSLCGTEQDVQQYCMSCGVCMGKYFCTKCKFFDDDTSKNQFHCDECGICRIGGKENFFHCNKCECCYSKSMEDGHQCVERAMHHNCPVCFEFLFDSMKAITVLRCGHTIHDECMEEMMQHFRENQFIRLAGTHAPSAQSPSVICPVHGQSLTKW; from the exons ATGGAGAGTGAAACCATGGCTTCATTGTCTTCTCAAAGTTCTGCAATTTCTGAACTTAGTGATGAAGATGTGTCTGCGTTGGAAAACGGATCTGGGAATTACGG GTGCTCCCATTACAGGAGGAGATGCAAGATCAGAGCGCCTTGTTGCAATGAGATTTTCGATTGCAGGCATTGCCATAATGAAGCAAAG AATTCCATGGAAACCGATCCTCTTGATCAACATGATCTTCCACGCCATGAAGTAGAACAG GTCATCTGCTCCCTATGTGGTACAGAACAAGAT GTTCAGCAGTATTGCATGAGTTGTGGCGTTTGTATGGGAAAGTATTTCTGTACAAAATGCAAGTTTTTTGACGATGAT ACTTCAAAGAACCAATTCCACTGTGATGAATGCGGAATCTGCAg aattGGAGGCAAGGAAAATTTCTTCCACTGCAATAAATGTG AATGTTGCTACTCGAAGTCTATGGAAGATGGACATCAGTGTGTTGAAAGAGCAATGCACCACAATTGCCCGGTTTGCTTTGAG TTTCTGTTTGATTCAATGAAAGCGATTACTGTCTTGCGATGTGGACACACAATACATGATGAATGTATGGAAGAGATGATGCAACATTTCCG GGAGAATCAATTCATTCGTCTTGCAGGTACTCATGCCCCATCTGCTCAAAGTCCATCGGTGATATGTCCAGTGCATGGGCAAAGCTTGACAAAGTGGTAA
- the LOC121239816 gene encoding E3 ubiquitin-protein ligase RZFP34 isoform X1 encodes MESETMASLSSQSSAISELSDEDVSALENGSGNYGCSHYRRRCKIRAPCCNEIFDCRHCHNEAKNSMETDPLDQHDLPRHEVEQVICSLCGTEQDVQQYCMSCGVCMGKYFCTKCKFFDDDTSKNQFHCDECGICRIGGKENFFHCNKCECCYSKSMEDGHQCVERAMHHNCPVCFEFLFDSMKAITVLRCGHTIHDECMEEMMQHFRYSCPICSKSIGDMSSAWAKLDKVIASTPMPEIYLNKMVWILCNDCGANSNVRFHVMAHKCLSCKSYNTRQIQGEPTAPCASRVAETMSCHTG; translated from the exons ATGGAGAGTGAAACCATGGCTTCATTGTCTTCTCAAAGTTCTGCAATTTCTGAACTTAGTGATGAAGATGTGTCTGCGTTGGAAAACGGATCTGGGAATTACGG GTGCTCCCATTACAGGAGGAGATGCAAGATCAGAGCGCCTTGTTGCAATGAGATTTTCGATTGCAGGCATTGCCATAATGAAGCAAAG AATTCCATGGAAACCGATCCTCTTGATCAACATGATCTTCCACGCCATGAAGTAGAACAG GTCATCTGCTCCCTATGTGGTACAGAACAAGAT GTTCAGCAGTATTGCATGAGTTGTGGCGTTTGTATGGGAAAGTATTTCTGTACAAAATGCAAGTTTTTTGACGATGAT ACTTCAAAGAACCAATTCCACTGTGATGAATGCGGAATCTGCAg aattGGAGGCAAGGAAAATTTCTTCCACTGCAATAAATGTG AATGTTGCTACTCGAAGTCTATGGAAGATGGACATCAGTGTGTTGAAAGAGCAATGCACCACAATTGCCCGGTTTGCTTTGAG TTTCTGTTTGATTCAATGAAAGCGATTACTGTCTTGCGATGTGGACACACAATACATGATGAATGTATGGAAGAGATGATGCAACATTTCCG GTACTCATGCCCCATCTGCTCAAAGTCCATCGGTGATATGTCCAGTGCATGGGCAAAGCTTGACAAAGTG ATTGCCTCAACTCCAATGCCTGAAATATACTTGAATAAGATG GTCTGGATTCTCTGCAATGATTGTGGAGCAAATTCTAACGTTCGATTTCACGTTATGGCGCATAAATGCCTAAGCTGCAAGTCTTACAATACAAGACAGATCCAAGGAGAACCAACTGCACCGTGCGCATCGAGGGTGGCTGAGACAATGAGCTGTCACACTGGTTGA